One window of Agromyces rhizosphaerae genomic DNA carries:
- a CDS encoding VWA domain-containing protein yields MGRHSVAPTRRPRRSMLVGVSAALVALLVVGGAGAAWATGMLDPLLDGSMFTSEPDGCDEPTELVIVADTTIAPAVTSVAEEFDAASEGCALTTVRAQESADTAAVVATGTGDPADAWIPSSGAWVDRMAATASSLGRPAPEVSVGLDVATTPVVFATPAEEAASMGETAPGWGTVLAGGTRMLLPDPEGSGASLAALAALAGIADPDDPTQLAGAMIELGKAIPASTDAAFGATVAAAEPTMAIVTEQAVAEYNSDEDVQQLVAVYPAEGTPAMTYPFVRLPAQAAADDADEEADASADADAPADPDAWTPPTRAELLTGLESAIADAEGVLTAHGFRTADGDGELDAPGVVVEAVSTFPAPAGADQVALLRQWGVLTLRGRMLAVIDVSGSMLDPAGNGLRRIDIFQQAALGAMQKFSGEVQMGVWAFSTARNGDLDYEELAPIGPLADAAHLQQIAGIIASLPERLGGATGLYDTTLAAVQRVTETYDPDRINSVLLITDGVNEDANGIDLDTLLAELEELQDPLRPVPVIMIGFGPDTDFDAMNRIAKATGGAAYSATEPEDLGDVLVTALSQRTCRPDCG; encoded by the coding sequence GTGGGCCGTCACAGCGTCGCGCCGACGAGGCGACCTCGGCGATCGATGCTGGTCGGCGTCTCCGCTGCGCTCGTCGCGCTGCTGGTGGTCGGCGGCGCGGGCGCGGCATGGGCCACCGGCATGCTCGACCCGCTGCTCGACGGCTCGATGTTCACGTCCGAGCCCGACGGATGCGACGAGCCGACCGAACTCGTCATCGTCGCCGACACCACCATCGCCCCGGCCGTGACCAGCGTGGCGGAGGAGTTCGACGCCGCCTCGGAGGGCTGCGCCCTCACGACGGTCCGTGCGCAGGAGTCGGCCGACACCGCGGCCGTCGTCGCGACCGGAACCGGCGACCCCGCCGACGCGTGGATCCCGAGCTCGGGCGCCTGGGTCGACCGCATGGCCGCGACGGCGAGTTCGCTGGGCAGGCCCGCGCCCGAGGTGTCGGTCGGCCTCGACGTGGCCACGACCCCGGTCGTGTTCGCCACCCCCGCCGAGGAGGCGGCCTCGATGGGCGAGACCGCTCCGGGCTGGGGCACGGTGCTCGCGGGCGGCACGCGCATGCTGCTGCCCGATCCGGAGGGATCGGGCGCGAGCCTCGCCGCGCTCGCGGCGCTCGCCGGCATCGCCGACCCCGACGACCCGACGCAGCTCGCCGGTGCGATGATCGAGCTCGGCAAGGCCATCCCCGCGTCGACGGATGCGGCGTTCGGCGCCACGGTCGCCGCGGCCGAGCCGACCATGGCGATCGTCACCGAGCAGGCCGTCGCGGAGTACAACTCCGACGAGGACGTCCAGCAGCTCGTCGCCGTGTACCCCGCCGAGGGCACCCCGGCGATGACGTACCCGTTCGTGCGGCTGCCCGCGCAGGCGGCGGCCGACGACGCCGATGAGGAGGCCGACGCCTCTGCCGATGCCGACGCTCCGGCCGACCCCGACGCGTGGACGCCGCCGACGCGCGCCGAGCTGCTGACGGGCCTGGAGTCGGCGATCGCGGACGCCGAGGGCGTGCTCACCGCGCACGGCTTCCGCACCGCCGACGGCGACGGCGAGCTCGACGCCCCGGGCGTGGTCGTCGAGGCGGTGTCCACCTTCCCCGCACCGGCGGGCGCCGACCAGGTGGCGCTGCTGCGCCAGTGGGGCGTGCTCACGCTCCGGGGCCGCATGCTCGCGGTCATCGACGTGTCCGGTTCGATGCTCGACCCGGCCGGCAACGGCCTGCGCCGCATCGACATCTTCCAGCAGGCCGCGCTCGGCGCCATGCAGAAGTTCTCGGGCGAGGTGCAGATGGGCGTCTGGGCGTTCTCGACCGCGCGCAACGGCGACCTCGACTACGAGGAGCTCGCGCCGATCGGGCCGCTGGCGGACGCCGCGCACCTGCAGCAGATCGCCGGCATCATCGCCTCGCTGCCCGAGCGGCTCGGCGGCGCAACCGGCCTCTACGACACGACGCTCGCGGCGGTGCAGCGGGTGACCGAGACCTACGACCCCGATCGCATCAACTCGGTGCTGCTCATCACCGACGGCGTCAACGAGGACGCGAACGGCATCGACCTCGACACGCTGCTCGCCGAGCTCGAGGAGCTGCAGGACCCGCTCCGCCCCGTGCCGGTGATCATGATCGGGTTCGGCCCCGACACCGACTTCGACGCGATGAACCGCATCGCGAAGGCCACGGGCGGTGCCGCCTACTCGGCGACCGAGCCGGAGGACCTCGGCGACGTGCTCGTCACCGCGCTGTCGCAGCGCACCTGCCGTCCCGACTGCGGCTGA
- a CDS encoding DHA2 family efflux MFS transporter permease subunit — MTDRSTRSTPAAATGSTAAVDADRAARDSRVIWLLLSASFVVILNETIMSVAIPHLQSDLGVTVQAAQWLTTAFMLTMAVVIPITGFLLQRFHTRPVFIAAMSLFSAGTLIAALAPGYEVLLGARVVQATGTAIMMPLLMTTLMNLVAPKDRGRIMGRVSTVISVAPAIGPTISGLILNYLSWRWMFWIVLPIAVTMLVIGIRRVENVTEPRVVPIDVFSVVLSAFGFGGIVFGFSQIGGAAESGGEAGGSAMVMWISLAVGAVGLAAFILRQLRLQRSDRALLDLRTFRSRNFSISIGLMAIMMLTLFGTIILLPIYMQNVIGLDALQAGLLLLPGGLVMGLAAPTVGRLFDRVGPTPLLVPGSIVVSAVMWFLAVFATETTPAWTVLAAHVMLSLGLAFMFTPLFTAALASVEPRLYSHGSAIVGTVQQVAGAAGTALFVTILAAQTAALRPEMADAAAAAGGVRAAFLVGAILSLFAIVGSALVRRPADTPAAVVGH; from the coding sequence GTGACCGACCGCTCCACCCGATCCACCCCTGCCGCCGCGACGGGCTCCACCGCTGCAGTCGACGCGGACAGGGCCGCGCGGGACTCGCGCGTCATCTGGCTGCTGCTCTCGGCGTCGTTCGTCGTGATCCTCAACGAGACGATCATGAGCGTCGCGATCCCGCACCTGCAGTCCGACCTCGGCGTCACGGTGCAGGCCGCGCAGTGGCTCACGACGGCGTTCATGCTCACGATGGCGGTCGTGATCCCGATCACCGGCTTCCTGCTGCAGCGCTTCCACACCCGGCCGGTCTTCATCGCGGCCATGAGCCTGTTCTCGGCCGGCACGCTCATCGCCGCGCTCGCGCCCGGCTACGAGGTGCTGCTCGGCGCACGCGTCGTGCAGGCGACCGGCACGGCGATCATGATGCCGCTGCTCATGACGACGCTCATGAACCTCGTCGCGCCCAAGGACCGCGGGCGCATCATGGGCCGCGTCTCGACGGTGATCTCGGTCGCCCCGGCGATCGGACCGACGATCTCGGGCCTGATCCTCAACTACCTCTCGTGGCGGTGGATGTTCTGGATCGTGCTGCCGATCGCGGTCACGATGCTCGTCATCGGCATCCGCCGCGTCGAGAACGTCACCGAGCCCCGTGTCGTGCCGATCGACGTGTTCTCGGTCGTGCTCTCGGCGTTCGGCTTCGGCGGCATCGTGTTCGGCTTCAGCCAGATCGGCGGCGCCGCCGAGTCCGGCGGCGAGGCGGGCGGCAGCGCGATGGTCATGTGGATCTCGCTCGCGGTCGGCGCGGTCGGCCTCGCGGCGTTCATCCTGCGCCAGCTGCGGCTGCAGCGCAGCGACCGGGCGCTGCTCGACCTGCGCACCTTCCGCTCGCGCAACTTCTCGATCTCGATCGGCCTCATGGCGATCATGATGCTGACGCTCTTCGGCACGATCATCCTGCTGCCGATCTACATGCAGAACGTCATCGGCCTCGACGCGCTCCAGGCGGGGCTCCTGCTGCTGCCGGGCGGGCTCGTGATGGGCCTCGCGGCGCCGACCGTCGGCCGGTTGTTCGACCGGGTCGGGCCGACCCCGCTGCTCGTGCCGGGCAGCATCGTGGTGAGCGCGGTCATGTGGTTCCTCGCGGTGTTCGCCACCGAGACGACGCCGGCCTGGACCGTGCTGGCCGCCCACGTGATGCTGAGCCTCGGCCTCGCGTTCATGTTCACGCCGCTGTTCACGGCCGCGCTCGCCTCGGTCGAGCCTCGCCTGTACTCGCACGGCAGCGCCATCGTGGGCACCGTGCAGCAGGTCGCGGGCGCCGCGGGCACGGCCCTGTTCGTGACGATCCTCGCCGCGCAGACCGCCGCGCTGCGGCCGGAGATGGCGGATGCCGCCGCGGCGGCCGGCGGCGTGCGGGCCGCGTTCCTCGTGGGTGCGATCCTCTCGCTGTTCGCGATCGTCGGCTCGGCGCTGGTGCGCCGCCCGGCGGACACGCCCGCGGCCGTCGTCGGGCACTGA
- a CDS encoding cysteine desulfurase family protein, whose product MIYLDHAATTPVRREALEAMWPYLTGDFGNPSSHHRVGEAAAAALADARAEVARVLGCRPGAVTFTSGGTEADNLAIKGIALGAPRGRHVVTTPIEHEAVLESVDFLARVHGFEVTMLGVDAGGRVSPDELAAVLRDDTTLVSVQLANNEIGTVQPIAELAAVAHARGVPIHTDAVQAAGWLPLDLGALGVDALSLSGHKVGAPKGSGVLAARGRMPLEPVLHGGGQERGRRSGTENVAGAVALATALRLAEAEREEAAARVAAARDALIARVLADVPSAGLTGDAVHRLPGTASFVFPGTSGEAVLLELEQRGVVGSSGSACAAGSDEPSHVLTAIGLPAEVAQTAVRFTLGRDASAEEVAAAAASVAPAVSAVGGIVAS is encoded by the coding sequence GTGATCTACCTCGACCACGCCGCCACGACCCCGGTGCGCCGCGAGGCGCTCGAGGCGATGTGGCCCTACCTGACCGGCGACTTCGGCAACCCGTCGAGCCACCATCGGGTCGGCGAGGCCGCCGCGGCGGCGCTGGCCGACGCGCGGGCCGAGGTGGCGCGCGTGCTCGGCTGCCGTCCCGGCGCGGTCACCTTCACCTCGGGCGGCACCGAGGCCGACAACCTGGCGATCAAGGGCATCGCGCTCGGCGCCCCGCGCGGCCGGCACGTGGTCACGACCCCCATCGAGCACGAGGCGGTGCTCGAGTCGGTCGACTTCCTGGCCCGCGTGCACGGCTTCGAGGTGACGATGCTCGGGGTCGACGCCGGCGGCCGGGTCTCCCCCGACGAGCTCGCCGCGGTGCTGCGCGACGACACGACGCTCGTGAGCGTGCAACTGGCGAACAACGAGATCGGCACGGTCCAGCCCATCGCCGAGCTCGCGGCGGTCGCGCACGCGCGCGGCGTGCCGATCCACACCGACGCGGTGCAGGCCGCCGGATGGCTGCCGCTCGACCTCGGCGCGCTCGGCGTCGACGCGCTCTCGCTCTCGGGCCACAAGGTCGGCGCGCCGAAGGGCTCCGGCGTGCTGGCGGCACGAGGGCGGATGCCCCTGGAGCCGGTGCTGCACGGCGGCGGCCAGGAACGGGGCAGGCGTTCGGGCACCGAGAACGTGGCCGGCGCCGTCGCGCTCGCGACCGCACTGCGCCTGGCCGAGGCCGAGCGCGAGGAGGCCGCCGCGCGGGTCGCGGCCGCGCGCGATGCGCTCATCGCCCGCGTGCTCGCCGACGTGCCGTCGGCCGGGCTCACGGGCGACGCGGTGCACCGGCTGCCGGGCACGGCGTCGTTCGTCTTCCCGGGCACGAGCGGCGAGGCGGTGCTGCTCGAGCTCGAGCAGCGCGGGGTCGTCGGCTCGAGCGGGTCCGCCTGCGCGGCGGGGAGCGACGAGCCGTCGCACGTGCTCACCGCGATCGGACTGCCCGCCGAGGTCGCGCAGACCGCCGTGCGGTTCACGCTCGGCCGCGACGCGAGCGCCGAGGAGGTGGCCGCCGCAGCGGCATCCGTGGCCCCTGCAGTGTCGGCGGTGGGCGGTATCGTGGCTTCCTGA
- the nadC gene encoding carboxylating nicotinate-nucleotide diphosphorylase — MTALTPAQLDRIVQAALDEDAPWGDLTSETLIPATAQARADLVAREPGVMSGGAVFAAAFRLVDPRIAVEQVVPDGARFNAGDRLASVAGPARAVLRAERIGLNFTQRMSGIATLTARYVDAVAGTRARIVDTRKTTPGLRVLERQAVRDGGGRNHRFSLSDAVMAKDNHLAVLTADGSSVTDALLAVRERMPHTAHLEVEVDRLDQVEPVLAAGVDTIMLDNFGLDDLRTGVALVDGRAVVEASGGVNLDTVGAIAETGVDVISVGALTHSVRSLDLGLDVVVGGP; from the coding sequence ATGACCGCCCTCACCCCCGCCCAGCTCGACCGCATCGTGCAGGCCGCGCTCGACGAGGACGCTCCCTGGGGCGACCTCACCTCCGAGACGCTCATCCCCGCGACCGCGCAGGCCCGCGCCGACCTCGTCGCCCGCGAGCCGGGCGTCATGAGCGGCGGCGCGGTGTTCGCGGCCGCGTTCCGCCTCGTCGACCCGCGCATCGCGGTCGAGCAGGTCGTGCCCGACGGCGCGCGCTTCAACGCCGGCGACCGGCTCGCGAGCGTCGCCGGCCCCGCACGGGCCGTGCTGCGCGCCGAGCGCATCGGCCTGAACTTCACCCAGCGCATGTCGGGCATCGCGACCCTCACGGCCCGCTACGTCGACGCCGTCGCCGGCACCCGCGCCCGCATCGTCGACACGCGCAAGACCACGCCCGGACTGCGCGTGCTCGAGCGCCAGGCGGTGCGCGACGGCGGCGGCCGCAACCACCGCTTCTCGCTGTCGGACGCGGTCATGGCCAAGGACAACCACCTCGCCGTGCTCACGGCCGACGGCTCGAGCGTGACCGACGCCCTGCTGGCGGTGCGCGAGCGGATGCCGCACACGGCGCACCTCGAGGTCGAGGTCGACCGGCTCGACCAGGTCGAGCCCGTGCTGGCCGCGGGCGTGGACACGATCATGCTCGACAACTTCGGGCTCGACGACCTGCGCACGGGCGTCGCGCTCGTCGACGGGCGTGCCGTGGTCGAGGCCAGCGGCGGCGTGAACCTCGACACCGTCGGCGCGATCGCCGAGACGGGGGTGGACGTCATCTCGGTCGGCGCGCTCACGCACAGCGTGCGTTCGCTCGACCTCGGGCTCGACGTGGTGGTCGGCGGACCGTGA
- the nadB gene encoding L-aspartate oxidase translates to MAAVVVVGSGLAGLLAAVRAADAGHRVTVVTKGTLDEGSTRHAQGGIAAALFADDSVDAHVRDTLRAGAGHCDPAAVRVLCEEGPARVRDLIRFGAAFDRDESGLARGLEAAHSRARVVHAGGDATGAEIQRALVATVRSRAVELVEHAMLADVLTCRGRACGVRLLIGGQYVDRPADAVVLATGGTGQLYGRTTNPAVATGDGVAAAWRAGARVDDLEFTQFHPTALAAPGTPLISEAVRGEGAVLRDASGERFMPSRHPLAELAPRDVVAREVAAAMRRHGDAPATLDATALGAAFLARRFPGIDAATRAAGYDWSREPVPVTPAAHYAMGGIATDLWGRTSVPGLFAIGECARTGVHGANRLASNSLLEAAVFADRAGRVLGEPFPHAHAASRAQLRTEGAAPRSSAAGPFTRAALQDLMWTRAGLERSGDGLAGASALLDDWALAQPAEPAPAVEAIEDANLLLLARLTVDAALARRESRGAHHRLDHPERDPALGALPEAA, encoded by the coding sequence ATGGCCGCCGTCGTGGTCGTCGGCAGCGGGCTCGCGGGCCTGCTCGCCGCCGTGCGCGCCGCCGACGCGGGCCACCGCGTGACCGTCGTCACGAAGGGAACGCTCGACGAGGGCAGCACGCGCCACGCGCAGGGCGGCATCGCCGCAGCCCTGTTCGCGGACGACTCGGTCGACGCGCACGTGCGCGACACGCTCCGCGCGGGCGCGGGCCACTGCGACCCCGCGGCGGTGCGCGTGCTGTGCGAGGAGGGTCCGGCGCGCGTCCGCGACCTGATCCGCTTCGGCGCCGCGTTCGACCGCGACGAGTCGGGCCTCGCGCGCGGCCTGGAGGCGGCGCACTCGCGGGCACGCGTCGTGCACGCGGGCGGCGACGCGACCGGCGCCGAGATCCAGCGCGCGCTCGTCGCGACCGTGCGCTCGCGCGCCGTCGAGCTGGTCGAGCACGCCATGCTCGCCGACGTGCTGACCTGCCGCGGCCGCGCCTGCGGCGTGCGGCTGCTCATCGGCGGGCAGTACGTCGACCGGCCGGCCGACGCCGTGGTGCTCGCGACGGGCGGTACCGGGCAGCTCTACGGCCGCACCACGAACCCGGCGGTCGCGACCGGCGACGGGGTGGCCGCCGCGTGGCGCGCCGGCGCGCGGGTCGACGACCTCGAGTTCACGCAGTTCCACCCGACGGCGCTCGCGGCCCCCGGCACGCCGCTGATCTCGGAGGCCGTGCGCGGCGAGGGCGCGGTGCTGCGGGATGCCTCGGGCGAGCGCTTCATGCCGTCGCGGCATCCGCTCGCCGAGCTGGCCCCGCGCGACGTCGTCGCCCGCGAGGTCGCCGCCGCCATGCGCCGCCACGGGGACGCGCCGGCGACCCTGGACGCGACCGCGCTCGGCGCGGCCTTCCTCGCGCGCCGGTTCCCCGGCATCGACGCGGCCACGCGCGCCGCCGGGTACGACTGGTCGCGCGAGCCCGTGCCGGTCACGCCCGCGGCCCACTACGCGATGGGCGGCATCGCGACCGACCTGTGGGGCCGCACGAGCGTGCCGGGCCTGTTCGCGATCGGCGAGTGCGCGCGCACGGGCGTGCACGGCGCCAACCGGCTCGCATCGAACTCGCTGCTCGAGGCGGCGGTGTTCGCCGACCGTGCGGGACGGGTGCTCGGCGAGCCGTTCCCGCACGCGCACGCGGCGAGCCGGGCGCAGCTCCGCACCGAGGGCGCCGCCCCGCGGTCGAGCGCCGCCGGCCCGTTCACCCGCGCCGCGCTGCAGGACCTCATGTGGACCCGCGCCGGCCTCGAGCGCTCCGGCGACGGCCTCGCCGGGGCATCCGCCCTGCTCGACGACTGGGCTCTCGCGCAACCGGCGGAGCCGGCGCCCGCGGTCGAGGCGATCGAGGACGCGAACCTCCTGCTGCTCGCCCGCCTCACCGTCGACGCCGCGCTCGCCCGCCGCGAGTCGCGCGGCGCGCACCACCGACTCGACCACCCCGAACGCGATCCCGCGCTCGGCGCGCTCCCGGAGGCCGCATGA
- the nadA gene encoding quinolinate synthase NadA: MTIATPPARDEAQVRRAASVDRSIRLIQTGATAGETCTPELAKGPWEFDRGPIGYGPGSSMGDVIPTGSPRQGDLPESYRAASQDELHERIEAAKATLGDRVVVLGHFYQRDEVVRHADFVGDSFQLANAAKAKPEAEAIVFCGVHFMAETADMLSTPEQDVILPNLAAGCSMADMADLDSVMECWEQLEEVYGTEPDADGRVPVIPVTYMNSSAALKGFCGERGGIVCTSSNAETVLEWAFERGQRVLFFPDQHLGRNTAKAMGVPLEQMPMWNPRKPLGGSTEDELQDARVILWHGFCSVHKRFTVDQIETARAEHPGVQVIVHPECPMPVVDAADGYGSTDFIVKAIQAAPAGSSFAIGTEINLVQRLAAEHPEHEIFCLDPVVCPCSTMYRIHPGYLAWVLEELVEGRTVNPITVPDEVAGHARVALERMLAAKPPAGAVAKAGTRVSDAIASPAAAPAAEPTD, translated from the coding sequence ATGACCATCGCAACGCCCCCCGCCCGCGACGAGGCACAGGTCCGCCGCGCGGCATCCGTCGACCGCAGCATCCGGCTCATCCAGACCGGCGCGACGGCCGGCGAGACCTGCACGCCCGAGCTCGCGAAGGGACCGTGGGAGTTCGACCGCGGCCCGATCGGCTACGGCCCGGGATCGTCGATGGGCGACGTCATTCCGACCGGCTCGCCCCGCCAGGGCGACCTGCCCGAGTCGTACCGCGCCGCCTCGCAGGACGAGCTGCACGAGCGCATCGAGGCCGCGAAGGCCACGCTCGGCGACCGGGTCGTCGTGCTCGGCCACTTCTACCAGCGCGACGAGGTCGTGCGCCACGCCGACTTCGTGGGCGACTCGTTCCAGCTCGCGAACGCCGCCAAGGCGAAGCCCGAGGCCGAGGCGATCGTGTTCTGCGGCGTGCACTTCATGGCCGAGACCGCCGACATGCTGTCGACGCCCGAACAGGACGTCATCCTGCCGAACCTCGCCGCCGGCTGCTCGATGGCCGACATGGCCGACCTCGACTCGGTCATGGAGTGCTGGGAGCAGCTCGAGGAGGTCTACGGCACCGAGCCCGACGCCGACGGCCGCGTGCCGGTCATCCCGGTCACGTACATGAACTCGTCGGCGGCGCTCAAGGGCTTCTGCGGCGAGCGCGGCGGCATCGTCTGCACCTCGTCGAACGCCGAGACGGTGCTCGAGTGGGCGTTCGAGCGCGGGCAGCGCGTGCTGTTCTTCCCCGACCAGCACCTCGGCCGCAACACGGCGAAGGCGATGGGCGTGCCCCTCGAGCAGATGCCGATGTGGAACCCGCGCAAGCCGCTCGGCGGCTCGACCGAGGACGAGCTGCAGGATGCCCGCGTCATCCTCTGGCACGGCTTCTGCTCGGTGCACAAGCGCTTCACCGTCGACCAGATCGAGACCGCGCGCGCCGAGCACCCGGGCGTGCAGGTCATCGTGCACCCCGAGTGCCCGATGCCGGTGGTCGACGCCGCCGACGGTTACGGCTCGACCGACTTCATCGTGAAGGCGATCCAGGCGGCGCCGGCCGGTTCGAGCTTCGCGATCGGCACCGAGATCAACCTCGTGCAGCGTCTCGCCGCAGAGCACCCCGAGCACGAGATCTTCTGCCTCGACCCAGTGGTGTGCCCGTGCTCGACCATGTACCGCATCCACCCCGGGTACCTCGCGTGGGTGCTCGAGGAGCTCGTCGAGGGGCGCACGGTGAACCCCATCACCGTGCCCGACGAGGTGGCGGGCCACGCCCGGGTGGCACTCGAGCGGATGCTGGCGGCCAAGCCGCCCGCCGGCGCCGTCGCGAAGGCGGGCACGCGCGTCTCCGACGCGATCGCCTCGCCCGCCGCTGCGCCCGCCGCCGAGCCGACGGACTGA